The following proteins are co-located in the bacterium genome:
- a CDS encoding ATP-binding protein: MSFDLTISNPAELLTEIARRYESTTRVIMEYIDNSLDDAEELFRNYGNVYPRPIGIDVTIDRGRRTVSILDNCRGMDIETLCRVVRNVGESRKKGMSWLNGQFGFGVHAFRAAAKRIEFRTCSGPDSHYILSFNRSEFKGLTPPRSIQASFPTENATGTEITLSEFEEEWFDELDAEILQEELEKHFELLLARANLSIRIHEGLKTFVCAPFDYGKFTGKEFVRDVPVGALGHKIKIFLKVTDAPVTTRRSTFFARGRRINEIMAIKSFISRSKFRTALWGHNHLVGYIEVTDWIDPVITRDEFQKGRKRVQLYEAILAFEQDLKDTIDEVNKQNEIQNMGTLEKVISSVLSRIAREDALKFRHEAVLSGDLNLKDGGGSMFTDDVGGPTGEDGGKKGNGGTGEGEGTGPKGSGQGTGPGSGEGGPADEESQSPSPYAGATRRKSGFDIKFVSFPPDVDGRLIRSNFVEGTIQINVSHPDFEQRLERSRQGGLKVGLRLVAYLASVISIHYKDQFYDKYKNQPDVRTQLLDEQVAFQCRLESALVPFMGELERILSEG; encoded by the coding sequence ATGTCATTTGATTTAACAATTAGCAACCCGGCAGAACTTCTTACTGAGATAGCAAGGCGTTATGAGAGTACAACGAGAGTCATCATGGAATACATCGATAATTCTCTTGATGATGCTGAAGAATTATTCCGAAACTACGGAAACGTCTATCCAAGACCCATCGGCATTGATGTAACGATTGACCGGGGCCGCCGAACCGTCTCGATTCTGGATAATTGTCGCGGAATGGACATCGAAACACTTTGCCGAGTTGTTCGCAACGTTGGCGAATCACGAAAAAAAGGTATGTCCTGGTTGAATGGCCAGTTTGGGTTTGGAGTGCATGCGTTTCGGGCAGCAGCGAAACGAATAGAATTTCGGACATGCAGCGGACCTGATAGTCACTACATTCTTTCTTTTAACCGATCCGAGTTTAAGGGACTTACTCCCCCAAGATCCATACAAGCATCCTTTCCAACTGAGAATGCAACGGGAACTGAAATAACTCTAAGCGAATTTGAGGAAGAATGGTTTGATGAGCTTGACGCGGAAATTTTGCAAGAGGAATTAGAGAAACATTTTGAGCTCTTGCTTGCAAGAGCGAATCTGTCTATCAGGATCCATGAAGGACTGAAGACTTTCGTTTGCGCACCGTTTGATTACGGCAAATTCACTGGCAAAGAATTTGTCAGGGATGTACCCGTCGGGGCCTTGGGTCACAAAATTAAAATCTTTCTGAAAGTAACGGATGCACCGGTAACCACGAGAAGGTCCACGTTTTTTGCACGTGGGAGACGAATCAACGAGATCATGGCCATCAAAAGCTTTATTAGTCGTTCCAAATTCCGAACTGCTTTATGGGGTCACAATCACTTAGTTGGTTACATTGAAGTGACTGACTGGATCGATCCTGTTATAACTCGGGACGAGTTTCAGAAGGGCAGGAAGCGCGTTCAGCTCTATGAAGCAATTCTCGCTTTTGAGCAAGATCTGAAAGATACAATTGACGAGGTCAATAAGCAGAATGAAATCCAGAATATGGGTACGCTAGAAAAAGTAATTTCGTCTGTTCTTTCCAGGATCGCTCGCGAGGATGCCCTCAAATTTCGACATGAAGCGGTATTATCCGGCGATCTGAATCTTAAGGATGGGGGAGGATCGATGTTCACGGACGATGTGGGTGGTCCAACCGGTGAAGATGGCGGCAAAAAAGGCAATGGTGGTACCGGCGAAGGCGAGGGGACTGGACCAAAGGGTTCCGGCCAAGGAACCGGCCCAGGAAGCGGGGAAGGCGGGCCAGCTGATGAGGAATCTCAGTCACCATCTCCTTATGCTGGAGCCACACGCAGAAAAAGCGGCTTTGACATCAAGTTCGTTAGCTTTCCGCCAGATGTTGACGGAAGATTAATCCGGTCCAATTTTGTCGAAGGAACCATTCAGATCAACGTTTCGCATCCGGATTTCGAACAACGACTTGAGCGGTCACGCCAGGGGGGACTAAAAGTAGGGCTGCGGCTGGTAGCTTACCTCGCCAGCGTAATTTCAATACACTACAAGGATCAGTTCTATGACAAGTACAAGAACCAACCTGATGTCAGGACCCAACTTCTTGATGAGCAGGTGGCCTTTCAATGTCGCTTGGAATCTGCACTTGTACCGTTCATGGGTGAATTAGAGCGCATCCTTTCTGAGGGCTGA
- a CDS encoding ISL3 family transposase, translating to MRITAFFKKILKLIGTIVESAHVSSNTDKEKPRTIVIRVRPQKKNLRCGQCGRKAEGRHGEKGKLRWWRDLGIRQIPVYLVCRIYRVRCKKCGVKTMQVPWARVGSIFTKAFEDEVAWFMQKTNQSATARYFGISWTTAGKIIRRVVAEKLDGSLLENLRLLGVDEISYGRPRKFLTVVVDHQKHRVIWAAKGQSSETLADFFKMLGPSKCSAIEAISIDMDPAFEKAIRDHAPAAEIVYDRFHIVQLLSRATDEVRRQEVAQALPDQKRDLKNSRWPILKNPWNLTLSENSKLATIQQTNQRIYRAYLLKESFQRLFDANSIESAEADFNAWYGWARRSRLEPFKKLALTLRRHLPGILRFLTRNLTNSAVEGWNSKIRMISHRAFGFRSAEALIAMIKLNCSGIELSPIGY from the coding sequence ATGAGAATAACTGCGTTTTTCAAGAAGATCTTAAAATTAATTGGGACAATTGTCGAATCGGCTCACGTGAGCTCGAACACGGACAAAGAAAAGCCGAGAACGATCGTGATCCGGGTGCGGCCGCAGAAAAAGAATCTTCGATGCGGTCAATGTGGCAGAAAGGCGGAAGGAAGGCACGGGGAAAAAGGTAAGCTTCGATGGTGGAGAGACCTTGGCATCAGGCAAATACCGGTTTATTTAGTTTGCCGCATTTATCGGGTTCGGTGTAAAAAATGCGGCGTCAAGACGATGCAGGTACCTTGGGCACGAGTTGGCTCGATCTTCACAAAAGCATTCGAAGATGAGGTTGCCTGGTTTATGCAAAAGACAAATCAATCTGCAACAGCACGGTATTTTGGAATCAGTTGGACAACTGCCGGCAAAATTATCCGGCGCGTAGTTGCAGAGAAACTGGATGGCAGCCTTCTGGAAAACTTACGTCTTTTGGGTGTTGATGAAATCAGCTATGGCAGGCCCAGAAAGTTCCTTACGGTTGTTGTCGATCACCAAAAACATCGAGTCATTTGGGCAGCCAAGGGCCAAAGCTCAGAAACACTGGCCGATTTTTTCAAAATGCTTGGACCTTCAAAATGCTCAGCCATTGAGGCGATCTCAATCGATATGGATCCGGCTTTCGAAAAAGCGATTCGTGATCATGCGCCTGCCGCTGAAATCGTTTATGATCGCTTTCACATTGTTCAACTTCTCTCTCGCGCAACAGACGAAGTTAGACGGCAGGAGGTTGCGCAGGCTCTTCCTGATCAAAAACGCGATCTGAAAAACAGTCGTTGGCCTATTCTTAAAAACCCGTGGAACTTAACACTTTCAGAAAACAGCAAACTTGCCACCATTCAACAAACGAATCAAAGGATCTACCGTGCATACCTTTTGAAGGAATCCTTCCAGCGTTTATTTGACGCAAATTCTATTGAAAGTGCAGAAGCGGATTTTAACGCCTGGTATGGTTGGGCTAGAAGATCGCGACTCGAGCCATTCAAAAAACTCGCACTGACTTTACGCAGACACCTTCCCGGAATACTTCGCTTTCTAACACGAAACCTGACTAACTCCGCGGTTGAAGGCTGGAATTCCAAAATCAGAATGATCTCGCATCGTGCCTTCGGTTTCCGATCCGCCGAAGCTCTGATTGCTATGATCAAACTGAATTGTTCCGGGATTGAATTATCCCCCATTGGTTACTGA
- a CDS encoding aminotransferase class V-fold PLP-dependent enzyme: MRVAKSTGCEVRLLKVSKDCTNLNVASIAQLVDRNTAAICVSHVQYATGHQLDPIHLLELAHSQKALLVLDITQSAGLIPFDASLASFDVVLASAYKWLCGPFGAAFCYLNPNIWCNYDPPFAGWHSNENPFAFDATEFDLAKSARRMEYSTVAYSAGLGMAAAIDYLERIGIDSICGHSKNLCSILRKRLERLGGAVITPEEQTTGIVSVRFSNVSSQELVEYLRKNNIICSCRWDRIRFSIHLYNSELDVDRCVQVLVAFLKR, encoded by the coding sequence TTGAGGGTTGCTAAATCAACCGGCTGCGAGGTTCGATTGTTGAAAGTTTCGAAGGACTGTACCAATCTTAACGTCGCTTCTATTGCACAACTGGTGGACAGGAATACGGCGGCCATCTGTGTAAGCCACGTCCAATACGCCACGGGTCATCAATTGGATCCCATTCATCTCCTAGAACTTGCGCATTCCCAGAAGGCTTTGCTGGTGCTGGACATCACTCAATCAGCTGGGCTAATACCATTCGACGCCTCTCTCGCTTCATTCGATGTCGTTCTGGCAAGCGCTTACAAGTGGCTCTGTGGACCGTTTGGTGCTGCATTTTGTTATTTGAATCCGAACATTTGGTGCAATTATGACCCTCCCTTTGCAGGATGGCACAGCAACGAAAATCCATTTGCGTTTGATGCAACAGAATTCGATCTGGCAAAGTCAGCCCGCCGGATGGAATATTCAACCGTGGCTTATTCTGCGGGACTCGGAATGGCCGCGGCCATTGATTATCTGGAGCGAATCGGCATTGATTCGATCTGCGGGCACAGTAAAAATCTTTGTTCCATTCTTCGCAAACGGTTGGAGAGGCTTGGTGGAGCAGTGATTACGCCAGAAGAACAAACTACGGGGATTGTTTCCGTTCGATTCTCGAACGTTTCCTCGCAGGAGTTAGTCGAGTACCTGAGAAAGAACAATATTATTTGCTCTTGCCGTTGGGACAGAATTCGATTTTCAATTCATCTCTACAATTCAGAACTGGACGTCGATCGCTGCGTTCAAGTCTTAGTTGCGTTCTTAAAACGGTGA
- a CDS encoding ATP-binding protein, with amino-acid sequence MSKSSIQVLEQNSASISIPEIPLVRVDTALTSLRSSGHDPSSAVGEVADNSIEAGSNNIRIHLFTEKKIGVKKSIEVVERVAIGDDGKGMNKVVLHQALSLGFSTRFNSRIGMGRFGVGAKLGAISQAKRIDIYSRQSGDDAWLWTYIDLDEISAGTMTLVPEPLSAPLPKDCEHLVGPGSGTLVLWSKTDRLQERDSGGARMATTVISDLVDYLGRTFRKFLDAGINIFVNDKPVKPHDPLFLMTTTRFHQGEAPDPTATILIEESFSWIVPTDPALMSDVHVTMTLLPEKLRPKRGSGGDKAAKDRRIDDERQQGVSILRANREIFFGILRYVQPSPVQDIDRWIGIEIRFSPELDECFAVRNVKKGAEPVNGLRDKLRDIIHKTVMTARKQIQGYWDEKERQKAVDSGQHATAEEIVSKVVAVSPKPRAGQDVSDQEREKKIRRAAQVLLKDSPELISSLADEIRKRPVKIVPENFPGNEWFEIEHLGSTAVIRLNMRHPFYSKIYGRIIEAAADTSSPTDDTPIAKLAQLALDLLICAYALAEGMDPDPNERYSDLRSYWGIHLKNIVSEWKS; translated from the coding sequence ATGTCTAAAAGCTCAATTCAAGTATTGGAACAGAACTCTGCTTCCATATCTATACCGGAAATTCCACTTGTCCGGGTCGACACCGCTTTAACCTCACTTCGAAGTTCTGGGCACGATCCAAGTAGTGCTGTTGGCGAAGTAGCGGACAACAGCATTGAGGCAGGAAGCAATAACATCCGCATTCACCTTTTTACTGAGAAAAAAATCGGTGTAAAAAAATCGATTGAGGTAGTAGAACGAGTAGCCATCGGTGATGATGGAAAAGGAATGAATAAGGTCGTACTTCACCAGGCACTTTCACTCGGCTTCAGTACTCGCTTTAACAGCCGCATCGGAATGGGACGCTTCGGGGTAGGGGCGAAGCTCGGTGCAATAAGCCAGGCAAAACGAATTGATATTTACTCGCGACAATCGGGCGACGATGCTTGGCTCTGGACGTATATTGACCTTGACGAAATTTCTGCAGGCACGATGACATTGGTACCTGAGCCGTTATCAGCGCCGCTTCCAAAGGATTGCGAGCACCTTGTCGGACCAGGAAGCGGAACCCTTGTTCTTTGGTCAAAAACTGATCGCTTACAAGAACGCGATTCCGGAGGAGCGCGAATGGCGACTACCGTGATCAGTGACCTAGTCGATTATTTGGGTCGGACATTCCGAAAATTCCTGGATGCCGGAATTAACATTTTTGTGAATGATAAGCCTGTTAAACCTCATGACCCTTTGTTCCTCATGACTACTACCCGATTCCATCAGGGCGAGGCTCCAGATCCAACTGCTACCATATTGATCGAGGAGTCATTTTCTTGGATCGTTCCTACAGATCCAGCTCTCATGTCAGATGTACATGTGACCATGACTCTTTTGCCTGAAAAGCTCCGTCCTAAACGTGGTTCCGGCGGCGACAAAGCGGCAAAGGACCGGCGAATTGACGATGAACGCCAGCAGGGAGTGTCAATTCTCAGGGCTAATCGAGAGATCTTTTTCGGTATCCTCCGGTACGTACAACCATCTCCCGTTCAGGATATCGATCGTTGGATAGGAATCGAAATTCGTTTTTCGCCGGAACTCGATGAGTGCTTTGCTGTGAGAAATGTCAAGAAGGGCGCGGAGCCAGTGAATGGGTTACGAGACAAACTTCGAGATATCATTCACAAAACCGTAATGACCGCCAGAAAACAAATTCAGGGTTATTGGGACGAGAAGGAACGTCAAAAGGCTGTTGATTCCGGTCAACATGCGACGGCGGAGGAGATTGTAAGCAAAGTGGTCGCCGTATCCCCAAAGCCACGGGCAGGACAGGATGTTTCGGACCAAGAGCGTGAGAAGAAGATTCGTCGTGCCGCGCAGGTTTTGCTCAAGGACTCACCAGAATTAATAAGCTCGCTTGCTGACGAAATCCGAAAGCGTCCGGTAAAGATTGTTCCTGAAAACTTTCCGGGTAACGAGTGGTTCGAGATCGAACACCTGGGCAGTACGGCTGTTATCAGACTCAATATGCGACATCCCTTCTATAGCAAAATCTATGGGAGGATCATCGAAGCAGCTGCGGATACAAGTTCGCCAACAGATGACACACCGATTGCAAAATTGGCTCAGCTTGCACTGGATTTGCTCATTTGTGCTTATGCGCTCGCAGAAGGCATGGATCCGGATCCCAATGAAAGATATAGCGACCTACGATCGTACTGGGGAATCCATTTGAAAAACATTGTTTCGGAATGGAAGTCCTAG
- a CDS encoding cysteine desulfurase, with protein MKNIRMIESLVPAEDFPGLKNLTYFDCASVGIVPLPVLNKMLDFQTKTSLQGTVSFGDREESQVYDGTRASVAKLLSVPKQDVAILTSATECIAQIAWWVRPKKKRDFLRVCKAFQ; from the coding sequence ATGAAAAATATCCGGATGATCGAGTCACTGGTTCCCGCAGAAGATTTCCCAGGTCTGAAGAATCTTACCTATTTCGATTGCGCATCTGTTGGCATCGTTCCGTTACCCGTTCTCAACAAGATGCTGGACTTTCAAACAAAAACTTCCTTGCAAGGGACCGTAAGCTTTGGCGACAGGGAGGAATCGCAGGTTTATGACGGAACGAGGGCTTCCGTTGCCAAACTCCTGAGCGTGCCTAAGCAGGATGTTGCCATTCTGACAAGCGCGACCGAATGCATTGCACAAATTGCCTGGTGGGTTCGCCCAAAGAAAAAACGGGACTTCTTAAGGGTGTGTAAAGCATTTCAGTAA
- a CDS encoding S41 family peptidase, with the protein MQPNLQKGLSLVILLLISPSIFADANPMLRFPDVHKTRLAFSMAGDLWVADLSTGKSRRLTDWKGREYFPKFSPDGEWIAFTAEVSGTPHVYIIRFSGGSPTQLTFYPSLTNHYPAKVGFDHQVLDWTPDGKFVVYRSSQGGSGITARFFRVAAAGGWPEPLPLSEGGYISFSPDGKKVAFNRSVSDFNLHEAWKGYRGGMADDIWIFDREKDQVYRITQWEGIDQFPMWTAYGIYFLSDRSGMQNIFRFDPESQRISQVTSYIDFDVKWPSTDGESIVFEKGGKLHRLKLSNEEVEPIQLAIAYSPGKKSVRASDYLESMSVSLEGKIAFAARGEIFLLNDAHISNLTVTPSFREKNVSIAPQGYWIAFISDESGADELFIQNEKGERKQITKNSDSLLRSPVWSPDGRHIAVHDFKGNLYIVDISVGNRIQVDRAGMRRIEDYVFSPDGKWMIYSKPESVDFSSLWIHDIKHRKTERLTQGRYRDSAPVFDPDGQFLWFVSRRDYTPVIGRIEYNFAFANMDRIYQVRLRAENSSNSLPEIIEDWKFLLKAARPLQIKPGVISSMRALKGKLVFNRASDLNEDVKLCSFDIAQQREAVISDRLVQATATLDGKTLILFEDGKYRMVPVEKVNSNLLETNDWKPLQMQLDVDVRTEWRQMVQEAWRWQQELYFYRSNRSIDWKKLLERYLPLIDLAANRHDVNYILTELMGNLNVSHLWARGGDVENFDGSNVALIGAKFTPDEDGYFRITSILGDSEAPAGISPLQNIARAGDYILKIDGQLLRLPLTPYQLLQGKADRKIRLTLSKTTSPVDSREVEIQPVRSERTFFYDRWVETNRRTVKEKSVGRVGYIHIPNFSESGLSSFASGYYHQLDREGLIIDARFADGGWLAEAILERLRRIPVGLNVCLSCGTWTYPRAAFSGKLILLVNQYSSSDGDLFPYFFQKYGLGTVVGTRTWGGVIGGHSLDLADGGEVGAADNAVTNLDRVPELENRGFQPDVEIDNLPNHVAKGRDDQLNKAIELTLKQLNDK; encoded by the coding sequence CAGATCTGAGCACGGGTAAAAGCCGGCGTCTGACAGATTGGAAAGGCAGAGAATATTTCCCAAAATTTTCACCGGACGGAGAATGGATTGCCTTTACAGCGGAAGTCTCGGGAACTCCGCACGTATACATCATTCGTTTTAGCGGCGGATCCCCCACCCAGCTTACCTTTTATCCATCGCTGACGAATCATTATCCGGCTAAAGTCGGATTCGATCATCAAGTACTGGACTGGACACCCGACGGAAAGTTTGTTGTGTATCGATCAAGCCAGGGTGGAAGCGGAATCACAGCCCGGTTTTTCAGGGTTGCGGCCGCCGGCGGGTGGCCGGAACCGCTCCCGTTAAGCGAAGGAGGGTACATTTCCTTTTCACCCGATGGCAAGAAGGTCGCTTTTAACAGATCGGTCAGCGATTTCAATTTGCATGAGGCCTGGAAGGGCTACCGTGGAGGAATGGCCGATGACATCTGGATCTTCGACAGAGAAAAAGATCAGGTCTATCGGATTACGCAATGGGAAGGGATCGATCAGTTTCCTATGTGGACAGCATATGGGATCTATTTTTTGTCGGATCGGTCAGGAATGCAGAACATTTTCCGCTTTGATCCCGAATCGCAGCGCATATCACAGGTGACGAGCTACATTGATTTTGATGTGAAATGGCCATCAACGGATGGGGAGAGCATCGTATTCGAAAAGGGTGGAAAATTACATCGCTTGAAATTATCAAACGAGGAGGTTGAACCGATTCAACTTGCGATTGCATATTCACCCGGAAAGAAAAGCGTCCGGGCTTCCGATTATCTTGAGTCGATGAGTGTCTCGTTAGAAGGGAAAATTGCATTTGCGGCAAGGGGCGAAATTTTTCTCCTCAATGATGCACACATATCAAATCTAACGGTCACACCCTCTTTTCGCGAAAAGAATGTAAGCATTGCTCCCCAGGGATACTGGATTGCCTTTATTTCCGATGAATCCGGAGCAGATGAGCTGTTCATTCAAAATGAAAAAGGAGAAAGAAAGCAGATTACGAAGAATAGCGATTCGTTACTGCGATCTCCGGTTTGGTCACCCGATGGAAGGCATATCGCAGTTCACGATTTCAAAGGCAATCTCTATATTGTGGATATTTCCGTGGGAAACAGAATCCAGGTCGATCGCGCGGGGATGCGAAGGATCGAGGATTACGTCTTTTCGCCCGATGGAAAATGGATGATTTACAGCAAACCGGAGAGTGTCGATTTTTCATCCCTCTGGATTCACGACATAAAACATCGCAAAACAGAACGACTTACACAAGGACGTTATCGGGATTCTGCACCGGTATTCGATCCCGATGGACAATTTCTCTGGTTCGTTTCAAGGCGAGATTACACACCCGTGATTGGAAGGATTGAATACAACTTTGCTTTCGCGAATATGGACCGCATCTACCAGGTAAGGTTGAGGGCTGAAAATTCAAGCAACTCTTTGCCTGAAATCATTGAGGATTGGAAGTTTTTGTTAAAAGCGGCCCGACCACTACAGATCAAGCCCGGTGTGATTTCCAGTATGAGGGCGTTGAAAGGAAAACTCGTATTTAACAGAGCTTCGGATTTGAATGAAGATGTAAAATTGTGCAGTTTTGATATCGCTCAACAGCGAGAAGCGGTCATTAGCGACAGACTCGTGCAAGCGACCGCAACTTTGGACGGCAAAACACTGATCCTTTTCGAGGACGGAAAGTACAGGATGGTTCCCGTCGAGAAGGTAAACAGTAACCTGTTAGAGACAAATGACTGGAAGCCACTGCAAATGCAGCTTGACGTTGATGTGCGAACAGAGTGGCGGCAGATGGTGCAGGAAGCATGGCGTTGGCAACAGGAGCTTTACTTTTATCGATCAAACCGTTCGATCGATTGGAAAAAACTTCTTGAAAGGTATTTGCCGCTCATTGATCTGGCAGCCAATCGACATGACGTGAATTACATACTTACCGAGCTGATGGGAAACTTAAATGTCAGCCACCTCTGGGCACGCGGCGGTGACGTGGAGAATTTTGATGGATCAAACGTTGCTTTAATCGGAGCGAAGTTTACTCCCGATGAAGATGGATATTTTCGTATTACCAGCATTCTTGGAGACAGCGAGGCGCCCGCCGGCATCTCCCCGCTACAAAACATTGCTCGCGCCGGAGATTATATTTTGAAAATTGACGGACAACTGCTTCGATTACCCCTCACTCCGTATCAGCTGCTTCAGGGTAAGGCGGATCGAAAAATCAGATTAACCCTGAGCAAGACAACATCACCGGTTGACTCGCGGGAAGTTGAGATCCAACCTGTTCGATCAGAAAGAACCTTCTTTTACGATAGATGGGTTGAAACAAATCGTCGTACAGTAAAAGAAAAGTCCGTTGGCCGAGTCGGATACATTCATATTCCGAACTTTTCCGAATCAGGCTTAAGCTCCTTTGCCTCCGGTTACTACCACCAACTCGATCGCGAAGGACTGATCATCGATGCAAGATTTGCGGATGGTGGATGGCTTGCTGAAGCAATTTTGGAACGACTCCGAAGAATTCCTGTCGGATTGAATGTATGTTTGTCCTGTGGAACTTGGACGTATCCCCGCGCAGCATTTTCCGGCAAATTGATACTCCTTGTGAACCAATACAGTTCCTCAGATGGTGATCTATTCCCATACTTCTTTCAGAAATACGGTCTGGGTACCGTTGTAGGAACACGAACATGGGGCGGCGTGATTGGCGGTCATTCGTTAGATCTGGCCGACGGCGGGGAAGTTGGGGCGGCTGACAATGCAGTAACAAACCTGGATCGTGTACCGGAGCTGGAAAACCGTGGTTTTCAGCCCGACGTGGAAATCGACAATTTGCCTAATCATGTTGCCAAGGGACGTGACGATCAACTCAATAAAGCAATTGAATTGACTCTGAAACAACTTAACGATAAATGA